ctgtatgtaacagAAGATAAAAGCAAAGGAGAAATATTGTGAACGGTTTTCCAGTTTTGCTGATTATTTCCTGAATGAAGATATGTAATGGAAGAAAGCAtatgtgtgtaatgtaaaaaaaaagagaaagaattaCACAATGGAAAAATTAAGAACACAATAAACTATAGAAGCTGCTCCCTTTGTTTCGTCTAGCCTGCTGGCAATGCAACCCACACTCGCATAGGTGGTggaaaatggatgaatggatggatcgCCTCTTTGACAGGAGCCAAGAGAGTGAGTGGAACTCAAAGAAGAATCTGTGTCACTATTAAAAGTCAAGTCATCCAAATAATATTGAACATTTATAGTCTCCATCAAGATCACATTTCTTGACAACAGCTGAACTGCGGGTTCTAAAAGGTATTTTAAACTCTTTCAATTTCTTTCAGGTGCAGTGATGCCATTGAATCAGACGTCTCGCAGTGATTTGGAGTGTGACGGTTTTACTTACAACCCCGACATTGTTCCAGCTTTCTATTTCTTAATGTTCCCCATAGCCTTACTGCTGAACGGCGTGGCAGCCTGGGTGTCTCTGCACCTCAAGTCCACCACCACCTTTGTGGTGTACCTGAAAAATTTAGTGGCAGCTGACCTTGTCATGACCTTGATCATCCCAATCAAAGCTGCGGGTGATTTGCCAGGTGCATCATACAGGTTATTTATAATTTCATGTCGTTATTCCAGTGCCATTTTCTACAGTGCACTGTACACATGTATCACTTTGTTGGGCCTTATCAGTTTGGACCGCTTCTTCAAGATCATGACACCCCGCAGCAAGTTGTTTGGTCAGAATCTATACTTTAGCAAACTGATATCAGCCTTAGTCTGGCTGATCTTCTTTGGAGGTTCTGCTTTACCAAATATAATTCTAAGTAACAGATCAACATCTAATATAACAGCGTCCAGGACTTGCATGAAGTTTAAAGGACCGGTTGGACTTGAATTCCATCATGTGACAGTGATTACcatgaatgttttcttctgGCTTGTCAGTGTGGTCATTGTGGTTTGCTACATTTGCATCGCAAACAAGGTTATCCAGTCTTTCCGAAAATCCGGCAGCAATAACAACCAGGGAAAGCAGAAGATCAAACTACGTGTTTTCCTGgttgtaattgtgttttttgtgtcatttggaCCGTACCACATTGTCAGGATCCCGTACACTTTCCAACAAGTCAAAACATCCTCCCAGCCTGTCTGCCCTTACATAAAGGGCAAGTTTGCTAAAGAGCTCAGCCTGTGGCTTGCCACCACAAACCTCTGCCTGGATCCACTCCTCTATGTCTTCCTGTGTAGAGAGTTTAAGGAGAAGCTGATTTCTTTGATGAAAAATGTATCCCAATCATTCCAAGTAGCCTCAGCAGGCAAAGCAGAAGGCACTCCACCATAGAATAGATTCTGACATAGGTCATGTACAATAAAGCTTTAATGTATGCTACACGCCTTGCCATGGACTATGCTCAGATGTCCCTGAAGATTCTGTAGACTAAAAGCCAAGTTACTGTTTCACATGCTCTCACGTTTtgttatttatgcatttttttctgctcatGTTAATGTCattcatatgttgttttgtgtcttgtCAAACTGTGGTTCTAAATGGCTTGAAAACCATTAACAGGAAATACAATAAGGATGAATGAGATAAACATGAGACAAGAGGGTGATGGTATggggctgtttttatttcaacaaaacacagttcTATAGTAGCACTTGAAGTTCAAAATCAGAAGGCCAATGGAGTTCTAGAGGAAGAGACTGTAAATGAAATTGCCATGCAAACCAAGTTAAGTTAAAGCTAgttaacatttgcatttttttttgtttgtggtgaCAGTAAAAATGAGTCATATCCTTAATGGAGCTCTGCAGATGTCCAATGTGATGACCACTGTAATCAATTTGCGGCATGCCCATCagcttttaacattttactctGCAAAGAAAATAGTGCATGCAAAAAAGAACAAGTATGTTTATTCATCTTTCTTCTATCATAACTATTGTAACACAAGGAATGTGTAATGTAAATCTGCTGATTACTAATTGTTCAATcccaaaacaaccacaaactTGAGGCATTTAAGTTTTAAGACTTTTATAAAAAACTACTTTTAGCATCAACTTGTTTTCTATTAAAACATCATTGCTTGTATATTATGGTATATTTGTATGTGGTATTAGTATACTACCACTGAACAGTTCCTGAGGGATTTTCTGAGACTGAAAACTTGTTGGTAAATGTGATGAACAGACATTTATATCTTTCAGTACACTGCGACGAAATTAAACATGAGGTTGTGATTACCTAATGAGAGACACTGTGCTTATTTGTCAGAAGTTTAAGTCCGTGGGGGTCCTGGAAACCAAACGTCTCTGgatcatttacagtaaaacagaTTCTACTTAAAACCACGTCAACAAGTTAGTCACGTAAGTTGAAAGTTCATTGTagtaaacacatgcatgcaattTGTCAGCTACGCTATCCCCATCTGTCAAAATTTCCTGGTCCAGATCCAAGAAAAGTCACACAGGAAATCGTGTTGTGTAGTTCTCAGAATGCACTATTTTTATCAAGAAAGCACAAAAGGGAATAAAACTCTAAGAAAGCAAAGTTTAATCAGATAGGAGGGGAAGGAAAGGTTCAGTCActtatattgtatttatgtgAAATGTTGTATTTGACATGTTACAGATTATAGAATTTagaataaagtttaatttaaagtaCAAATTTAGTcatagtaaaatataaaaataatttaaaataacatttttttacaaactTGTTAACTAATCTGTTAACTAATCTGCCTCTTCTGTTGCGTCATAGTTGGCATTTATGGTAAAgttgaagagaaaaacaaaaacacatcatctgAGACGTCAGTGGCCCATATACATGTTGCCCACAGTATACATTCTTTCCCACTAAAACCACAGCTTTTGTTTGTGCCtcgctggctgctgctgctaagACCGAGTCTCATGAAGAGAAAGGACAGAGAGATAGAGGTGGGGTAAATAAGCTGCagaatggagggagggaggagcagTGGGGTGCAGGAGATCTCTAGACCTTGAGTGTCGAGAAATGAGTCCATGGCTTTGGTGTTCGCCTGTCAGCAGCTACCGAGACTGACGCAAGCCAACGGAGGCAGGAGGACTGGCACGGAGCAGAACAAGCCTCTCAGCAGACAATTGGAACAGGAAGCAAGGAAGGAAAGGGTCTTTCACCCGGAGGAAGACTGGCAACCTCATTGGGATTGTGACAAGACAGCCACACAGTAGCTCCAGAGACCACCCATTGTAAgagcatcaaacacacacatttaaaggaagggagagagaaatactGAGAAAGACCAAGGCTGAAACCTCCTTAGGTCAGAAGTAGTATTTCATACTTCTTCATTAATAAGAACGAAAGTATCATTTGAGAGCTTCTCAGCTgtattttttctcttgtttttcttactgtaggTAAGAAGGGGGAAGTGGATACTTCccttatttacttactttttgAAATACTGTGGTTTTTCATTGCTTTCCTCATTGTTCTTCACATGCTTCTACAGTCACAGACGATAAGGACATCATAAGAAGGTAAGACTCAAGTACATCTTCAGATAAAATAGCTGTCTATGCTGGGAACACAGATCACATAATTTGCTCAACAACTGTTGTAACAGGTCTAATTAATGTTAGTGTGCACAGACAAAagttttattgtatatattcGTTGCCATAGTACCTGCTCCTGCCCTCAAAGTTATTCTAAGCTGTTAAGGCTTTCAATGTAAAGGCGGCACATCCTGGAGATTTACTGCAGTGGCATGTTAGTGACAGAGACGGGAGGATATTTCACAAAGAACAAACACAGTAGTCGTTGGAGGTTTCATCACTGCGTATTCAGTGTATCTCTACATTTGACTTGTTGGGTCGCTTTCTAAATGTAGTATAGCATAGGGGTTACACTGTATGCAGTGTGTGcatgaaatgtttaaatttaagTTTACTTGTTGGatttaaagacaaagaaatactTGATCATTCAAACTATAGTCTAGAAGATAAACTAGATAATTAAATAACTCATCGTCAATAATACACAATAAGTTGTAGCTCAGCAGCCAAAATGCTGTAATCTTTCTGTACATATTTAGCTTTTGGTGTTCCCTCTTCAtataatttctttatttctgcatATGAATATCATCTCTGTCTATTATACCTACTGTATGTATCAATGCcatcattattaatgttatcatATCGTCTCTTCTTTCTCTCGACCCTTCTTAGGTCCACCGAAGATTGCAAGATGAACAACACCCTGTCCAACGCCTCCATCAAGTGTGTGCGTGATACCAGTGTGACAGCTGTGGTTTTCCCCTGTCTGTACAGCGTCCTCTTTGTATTCGCCCTTATATTGAATTCCCTGGCTGCATGGATCTTCTTTAGCATCCCCAGCACCTCAACATTTGTGGTATTTCTAAAGAATGTGGTAAGACACAGAAGGTTTTGCTCATGAATGTTGTTGTCAGTGCAGAGCaacaaaatagaaagaaaagcTATGTGTGATCCTTTAACAACAGGTGGTGGCCGACTTGCTGATGACTCTGACCATCCCTCTGAGAATCTTGAGTGATGCAGGTGTGGGTTCCTGGCAACTGCGTGCCTTTCACTGCCGGTACTCTGCAGTTCTCTTCTACATCACCATGTACATCAGCATCCTTTTGCTGGGCCTCATCAGCCTGGACCGCTACCTGAAGATAGTCAGGCCTTTTGGGAAGTCGGCCCTGCAGCGGGTCCGTGTCGGTCAGGTCTTGAGTGCAGCTGTCTGGGCGGTGATGTTATCTTTAGCACTACCCAACGTTATTTTAAGTGACCAGCCACCAAAGGTCTCTGGAGGAAAATTGAAGTGCAGCTCCATGAAGAGCAAAGCCGGCCTGCTCTGGCATGAGGGATTCAACTACTTCTGTCAGGTAgctattaaataaattaatagttaaatttttttggaaatgtgctcatttgcttttttgttgagagttagatgagaagattgatgccactcttacctgtcctttaaatatgaagctgcaaccaggagatggttagcttggcttagcataaagactgggaacATCTTTTTTGGAATCACTGCTCCCAGTTAAGAAGTAGTCCGGCATGTAACCTTTGTAAAgccacagtttgtttttttttacatgtatgtttttgtttaaattaagcAAATGAGATAGAACGTGATAGTTAGTGAGCTTTAGGGGTGCTAGTTGGTGGATTTGTTATCTTTGGACcgaaccaggctagctgtttcccttctgtcttgtctttatgctaagctaagttaacaAGCTGATGGAgagatatatattatatagataaatatatatatattaatatatttgcaGTGTGCACTATCCACTTAATAATTATTACAATATTGACACATCTGACCTTTGAATTTCAGCCATAATTCAAGAGTAGTCATGAAAAAAGTTGTGGGAAGGTGCTGCTTTGTTTAATACTTTGTTGATGTGTATTACTTGCAGGTGGTTTTCTGGGGCACCCTGGCCTTGATGGTGGTTTGCTACACATTCATCAGCAAGAAGGTGTATGAGTCATACAAAGCCTCAAAGAGCAGATCTCAGTCTGCCAGTCGCAAAACCAAGGCGAAGGTCTTCGTGGTGGTGGGGGTGTTTTTCATCTGCTTCGCCCCCTTTCACTTTGCCCGTGTTCCATACACTCTGACCCAAACCCGTAACATGGCGAGTCATTGC
This is a stretch of genomic DNA from Thunnus albacares chromosome 6, fThuAlb1.1, whole genome shotgun sequence. It encodes these proteins:
- the LOC122984610 gene encoding P2Y purinoceptor 13-like, which translates into the protein MPLNQTSRSDLECDGFTYNPDIVPAFYFLMFPIALLLNGVAAWVSLHLKSTTTFVVYLKNLVAADLVMTLIIPIKAAGDLPGASYRLFIISCRYSSAIFYSALYTCITLLGLISLDRFFKIMTPRSKLFGQNLYFSKLISALVWLIFFGGSALPNIILSNRSTSNITASRTCMKFKGPVGLEFHHVTVITMNVFFWLVSVVIVVCYICIANKVIQSFRKSGSNNNQGKQKIKLRVFLVVIVFFVSFGPYHIVRIPYTFQQVKTSSQPVCPYIKGKFAKELSLWLATTNLCLDPLLYVFLCREFKEKLISLMKNVSQSFQVASAGKAEGTPP
- the LOC122983991 gene encoding P2Y purinoceptor 13-like translates to MNNTLSNASIKCVRDTSVTAVVFPCLYSVLFVFALILNSLAAWIFFSIPSTSTFVVFLKNVVVADLLMTLTIPLRILSDAGVGSWQLRAFHCRYSAVLFYITMYISILLLGLISLDRYLKIVRPFGKSALQRVRVGQVLSAAVWAVMLSLALPNVILSDQPPKVSGGKLKCSSMKSKAGLLWHEGFNYFCQVVFWGTLALMVVCYTFISKKVYESYKASKSRSQSASRKTKAKVFVVVGVFFICFAPFHFARVPYTLTQTRNMASHCQALYIAKETTLWLSATNVCLDPLIYVFLCKVFRKRLTAAFSPKLLHKGAMESPTATSTQLEMSQIAHSNRLSHNGMS